The proteins below come from a single Panicum hallii strain FIL2 chromosome 7, PHallii_v3.1, whole genome shotgun sequence genomic window:
- the LOC112898750 gene encoding uncharacterized protein LOC112898750 gives MEAPDTGKKEHDGKEETKQHNHSHHNHHNHREEHVGGRKIDLVNYVVGLGAMATPGAFLEKRYLALTGRKYDKMEGLIGPEQIAKERKQEEEGGEKNTGVIYEF, from the exons ATGGAAGCGCCGGATACCGGGAAGAAGGAGCACGACGGGAAGGAGGAGACCAAGCAGCACAACCACAGCCACCACAACCACCACAACCACAGGGAGGAGCACGTCGGCGGGAGGAAGATTGACTTGGTGAATTACGTCGTCGGCCTCGGCGCCATGGCCACTCCAGGAGCCTTTCTC GAGAAGAGGTACCTGGCATTGACCGGGAGGAAGTACGACAAGATGGAAGGATTGATCGGCCCGGAGCAGATCGCCAAGGAGCGCAAGCAAGAGGAAGAAGGCGGGGAGAAGAACACCGGCGTCATCTACGAGTTCTGA